One segment of Aquimarina sp. BL5 DNA contains the following:
- a CDS encoding TonB-dependent receptor, which produces MKLNSRAHFKKHLVVFLCLITFGVINAQSKAIQGKVTAEGIPLPGASVIVKGTSNGASTDFEGNYQIDANADDIIIFTYLGYITQEVAVKDQTTINVNLVEDASELEAVVVIGYQTQRKREVSGAISSVKSEVLERQAVTNFSEALQGQVAGVNIQAESGAPGARINVQIRGTNSLTGTGTAGQDPLGGQINPNDNALNPLFIIDGVPFPEPPSISPNEIESIEILKDAATTAIYGVRAGNGVVIITTKRAKPGPIKVNLSTFTSINRITSSVPTLNTRDYIALNRQYVENNGQSFESNGVFVNNPNALDNDTDWQDLILNDNAITYNYNLRLAGGSDKSNFSLVLDHINQDGTLINSDFERTNLRLNNNFKKDRFSLFTSVFLSRDDSDREPWAILYDAIVSPATEAGPDRIEDNNSVSGDPNQFNVLGNILRKLQETSKRKSNTTSISLQFKYLLAKGLNAKVNISGSRNSSESTFFRPGFIFLDEDTGEIIPGRERAAISILTESTSLFEQGTIESILDYKTNIGNHNISLLGGVTAEQRTFNTTRTEVQEFRSNTPIPTIDQAIDTDVVTVQGNESPNRLFSVLGSLGYDYDGRYLIRANVRRDGSSNFQPDFRYKTFGGVSVAWSIARESFFKNSNALSFINDLKLRASYGEVGNQNIGSFRTSRLIGNNFNIPIGNDIVNGLTQTDIFNQDLQWETSITSNLGIDLSLFKSAFNLTAEYYNVKKENLLLELPVPGSSGAEPNNNSPATIASNAGELTNQGIEISADFKDKKGDFTWGISGVFTRNINEVTRLFGATSQLTGERITPGNNRLTDLPVNFARIGNQAGAFYLLRTNGIIRTQEELDEYQLLTGDIVQGAQIGDFRFVDGNGDGSIDLTNDRQFVGNNVPDFEIGLNFNAKYKNVDFNMSWFGSFGSKIYNGPKALAFDANNHRDQLFAYTPTNTASNIPSIREATIPFIPFTDFFLEDGDYVRLRNVQIGYSLPKNVLEKTGLDQFRLYLAGSNILTITDYSGFDPEVGGDGLFSRGLDRGLTPITASGRIGVQLGF; this is translated from the coding sequence ATGAAGCTAAACTCTCGAGCACATTTTAAAAAACATTTAGTTGTTTTTTTGTGCCTTATCACTTTTGGAGTAATTAATGCTCAATCAAAAGCTATTCAAGGAAAAGTCACTGCTGAAGGAATACCGTTACCTGGAGCAAGTGTTATTGTAAAAGGCACTTCTAATGGCGCCAGTACTGATTTTGAAGGTAACTATCAAATCGACGCTAATGCTGATGACATTATCATTTTTACATATTTAGGTTATATAACACAAGAAGTTGCTGTAAAAGACCAAACCACGATTAACGTTAATCTGGTTGAAGACGCTTCTGAACTAGAGGCAGTAGTAGTCATTGGATATCAAACCCAAAGAAAAAGGGAAGTTTCAGGAGCTATAAGTTCTGTTAAAAGTGAAGTCTTGGAAAGGCAAGCTGTTACTAATTTCTCAGAAGCTTTACAAGGTCAAGTTGCCGGGGTTAATATACAAGCAGAAAGTGGAGCTCCAGGAGCTCGTATCAATGTACAAATTAGAGGTACAAATTCCTTAACCGGCACAGGTACAGCAGGACAAGACCCTCTCGGTGGACAGATTAACCCAAATGATAATGCTTTAAATCCTTTATTTATAATAGATGGAGTACCATTTCCAGAACCACCTAGTATTAGTCCTAATGAAATCGAATCTATCGAGATTTTAAAGGATGCAGCGACAACTGCTATATATGGTGTTCGTGCAGGTAATGGTGTTGTAATTATAACAACAAAAAGAGCTAAACCAGGACCTATTAAAGTAAATCTAAGCACGTTTACGTCCATTAATAGAATTACGTCGAGTGTACCAACACTAAACACTAGAGATTATATAGCCTTAAATAGACAGTATGTCGAAAATAATGGACAATCTTTTGAAAGCAACGGTGTATTTGTAAACAACCCAAATGCTTTAGACAATGATACTGATTGGCAAGATTTGATATTAAATGACAATGCTATAACCTATAATTACAATCTTAGATTAGCTGGAGGTTCTGACAAATCAAATTTTAGCCTTGTTCTAGATCATATAAATCAAGATGGTACACTAATCAATAGTGATTTTGAGCGTACTAACTTACGTCTTAATAATAATTTCAAAAAAGATCGATTTTCTTTATTTACCAGTGTATTTTTAAGTAGAGATGATTCTGACAGAGAACCGTGGGCAATATTATATGATGCTATTGTTTCTCCTGCCACTGAAGCAGGACCAGATCGAATTGAAGATAATAACTCTGTATCAGGAGATCCCAATCAGTTTAATGTACTTGGTAATATACTTAGAAAACTACAAGAAACAAGTAAGAGAAAATCAAATACAACTAGTATATCATTACAATTTAAATACCTATTAGCCAAAGGTTTAAATGCAAAAGTAAATATAAGCGGTAGTAGAAATAGTTCTGAATCGACTTTTTTTAGACCTGGTTTCATTTTCTTAGATGAAGACACAGGAGAAATAATACCAGGTAGAGAACGTGCTGCGATTTCTATATTAACAGAAAGTACATCCTTATTTGAGCAAGGAACCATAGAAAGTATACTTGACTATAAAACAAATATTGGCAATCACAATATATCTTTATTAGGCGGTGTTACAGCAGAGCAACGTACTTTTAATACTACTAGAACCGAAGTGCAAGAATTTAGATCAAATACTCCTATCCCAACAATTGATCAAGCCATAGACACAGATGTTGTAACTGTGCAAGGTAATGAATCTCCAAATAGACTTTTTAGTGTCTTGGGATCGTTAGGTTATGATTATGATGGTAGATATTTAATAAGAGCTAATGTTCGTAGAGATGGATCGAGTAATTTCCAACCAGATTTTAGATATAAAACTTTTGGTGGTGTATCTGTTGCATGGTCAATCGCTAGAGAAAGTTTCTTTAAAAACTCTAATGCTTTATCCTTTATCAACGATCTAAAATTGAGAGCTAGTTATGGTGAAGTTGGTAACCAAAATATTGGTTCTTTTAGAACTTCTAGATTAATTGGTAACAATTTTAATATTCCAATAGGAAATGACATAGTAAATGGATTAACTCAGACAGATATATTTAATCAAGACTTACAATGGGAAACTAGTATAACTAGTAACCTAGGTATTGATTTATCACTATTTAAATCAGCTTTTAATTTAACAGCAGAATATTATAATGTAAAAAAGGAAAATCTTTTATTAGAATTACCTGTTCCAGGTTCTTCTGGTGCTGAACCTAATAACAATAGTCCTGCTACAATAGCCTCTAATGCAGGTGAGTTAACTAATCAAGGTATAGAAATATCAGCCGATTTTAAAGACAAGAAAGGAGATTTTACTTGGGGTATCAGTGGAGTTTTTACTAGAAACATCAATGAAGTTACAAGATTATTTGGAGCTACATCACAACTTACAGGAGAAAGAATTACTCCAGGTAACAACAGGCTTACAGATTTACCTGTAAACTTTGCGAGAATTGGTAATCAAGCCGGTGCCTTTTACCTTCTTAGAACTAATGGAATTATACGTACACAAGAAGAATTAGACGAATACCAACTACTGACAGGAGATATAGTACAGGGAGCTCAAATTGGAGATTTCAGATTTGTTGATGGTAACGGAGATGGCAGTATTGATTTAACTAATGATAGACAATTTGTAGGGAATAATGTGCCAGATTTTGAAATTGGTTTAAATTTTAATGCTAAATATAAAAATGTAGACTTTAATATGAGTTGGTTCGGATCATTTGGTAGTAAAATTTACAATGGTCCTAAAGCCTTAGCGTTTGATGCCAATAACCATAGAGACCAATTATTTGCATATACACCAACAAACACAGCTTCAAACATTCCAAGCATAAGAGAAGCAACAATACCTTTTATTCCATTCACAGACTTTTTCTTGGAAGATGGAGACTATGTTCGTCTACGAAATGTACAAATAGGCTATAGCTTGCCTAAAAATGTTTTAGAGAAAACAGGCTTAGATCAATTTAGATTGTATTTAGCTGGATCTAATATATTAACAATCACCGATTATTCAGGATTTGATCCGGAAGTAGGTGGAGATGGTTTATTTTCAAGAGGTTTAGATAGAGGTTTAACTCCGATAACTGCTTCTGGAAGAATAGGGGTACAATTAGGATTTTAA